A genomic region of Clavibacter michiganensis subsp. insidiosus contains the following coding sequences:
- the radA gene encoding DNA repair protein RadA, with protein sequence MARIHSTYRCSECGWTTPKWVGRCAECQSWNTVAEVSQTPAAAGRVTTLTPAGSSQARSIMHVGTASASHMPSGVGELDRVLGGGIVPGAAILMSGEPGVGKSTLLLEVAARAAAKGAKVLYVTAEESVAQVRMRAERTGGLQESLMIAAETDLGTILGHIEQVSPDLLIVDSVQTVSSSTSDGLPGHPGQVREVAVTLIRVCKERDLPLLLVGHVTKDGSIAGPRLLEHLVDVVCQFEGARQTSLRFIRALKNRFGPTDEVGCFEMAGDGIVEVPDPSGMFLSRGVHSVSGTCVTVAMEGRRALPVEVQALVVDTKAPQPRRVVNGVDASRVAMLLAVLEKRANVRLSDRDVYVSTVGGVRLTEPAADLAIAVALVSAVNGKAMPHDLAAFGEISLAGEIRGVTSAPQRAAEARRLGFTQIVDAEWGPLFSALGRAFSLAKSEREKELDEAF encoded by the coding sequence ATGGCCCGCATCCACTCCACGTACCGCTGCTCGGAGTGCGGGTGGACCACGCCGAAGTGGGTCGGCCGGTGCGCCGAGTGCCAGAGCTGGAACACCGTCGCCGAGGTGTCGCAGACGCCCGCGGCGGCCGGCCGGGTCACCACGCTCACGCCCGCGGGATCCAGCCAGGCGCGCTCGATCATGCACGTCGGCACCGCGTCCGCCAGCCACATGCCGAGCGGCGTCGGCGAGCTCGACCGGGTGCTCGGCGGCGGCATCGTCCCGGGCGCGGCCATCCTCATGAGCGGCGAGCCCGGTGTCGGCAAGTCCACGCTGCTGCTCGAGGTCGCGGCGCGCGCCGCCGCGAAGGGCGCGAAGGTCCTCTACGTCACGGCCGAGGAGTCCGTCGCGCAGGTGCGCATGCGCGCCGAGCGCACGGGCGGGCTGCAGGAGTCGCTCATGATCGCGGCCGAGACCGACCTCGGCACGATCCTCGGGCACATCGAGCAGGTGTCGCCCGACCTCCTCATCGTCGACTCCGTGCAGACCGTCTCCAGCAGCACGTCCGACGGCCTACCCGGCCACCCCGGCCAGGTGCGCGAGGTCGCCGTCACCCTCATCCGCGTCTGCAAGGAGCGCGACCTGCCCCTGCTGCTCGTCGGCCACGTCACGAAGGACGGATCCATCGCCGGCCCGCGACTCCTCGAGCACCTGGTCGACGTCGTGTGCCAGTTCGAGGGCGCCCGGCAGACGTCGCTGCGCTTCATCCGCGCGCTCAAGAACCGCTTCGGCCCCACTGACGAGGTCGGCTGCTTCGAGATGGCGGGCGACGGCATCGTCGAGGTGCCGGATCCGAGCGGCATGTTCCTCTCGCGCGGCGTCCACTCGGTGAGCGGCACCTGCGTCACCGTCGCGATGGAGGGCCGTCGCGCCCTACCGGTGGAGGTGCAGGCGCTCGTCGTCGACACGAAGGCGCCGCAGCCGCGCCGGGTGGTCAACGGGGTGGATGCGTCGCGCGTCGCGATGCTCCTCGCCGTTCTCGAGAAGCGCGCCAACGTGCGGCTCTCGGATCGCGACGTCTACGTGTCCACCGTCGGCGGCGTACGGCTCACCGAACCGGCGGCGGATCTCGCCATCGCCGTCGCGCTCGTCTCCGCCGTCAACGGCAAGGCCATGCCGCACGACCTCGCGGCGTTCGGCGAGATCAGCCTCGCGGGCGAGATCCGCGGCGTCACGTCGGCGCCGCAGCGCGCGGCAGAGGCGCGGCGGCTCGGCTTCACGCAGATCGTGGACGCCGAGTGGGGGCCGCTGTTCTCCGCGCTCGGCCGCGCGTTCTCCCTCGCGAAGAGCGAGCGGGAGAAGGAGCTCGACGAGGCGTTCTGA
- a CDS encoding SGNH/GDSL hydrolase family protein, translating into MPQRSTRSARPAALLASAAAALGGLAAAALVVPRRFEAGRRERAAVLNETLPVNSAWWREHAQLEGDLLYVALGDSTAQGIGASRPVNGYVGILADRIRALSGRSVRTVNLSVSGARVRDLVEYQLPRLAKLQPDVVTLAIGANDIAAFKPVAFEDALGRILDAVPPTTVVADLPCFHFPASERKVRVANEIVRRLATDRGLRLAPLHRITRRQTAVLALVQAAGDLFHPNDRGYRVWASAFLPFLPATVRALEVSGR; encoded by the coding sequence GTGCCCCAGAGATCCACCCGCTCCGCCCGTCCCGCCGCCCTCCTCGCCTCCGCCGCCGCCGCGCTCGGCGGCCTCGCCGCCGCCGCCCTCGTGGTGCCGCGCCGGTTCGAGGCCGGCCGCCGCGAACGCGCCGCGGTCCTCAACGAGACGCTGCCCGTGAACTCCGCCTGGTGGCGCGAGCACGCGCAGCTCGAGGGCGACCTCCTCTACGTGGCGCTCGGCGACTCGACCGCGCAGGGCATCGGCGCGAGCCGGCCCGTCAACGGGTACGTCGGGATCCTCGCCGACCGGATCCGCGCGCTCAGCGGCCGCTCGGTCCGCACCGTCAACCTCAGCGTCTCGGGCGCCCGCGTCCGGGACCTCGTCGAGTACCAGCTCCCCCGCCTCGCGAAGCTGCAGCCCGACGTGGTGACCCTCGCCATCGGTGCCAACGACATCGCCGCGTTCAAGCCGGTCGCGTTCGAGGACGCCCTCGGCCGGATCCTCGACGCCGTCCCGCCGACCACCGTCGTCGCCGACCTGCCGTGCTTCCACTTCCCCGCCAGCGAGCGCAAGGTGCGGGTCGCGAACGAGATCGTCCGCCGCCTCGCCACCGACCGCGGCCTCCGCCTCGCTCCGCTGCACCGCATCACCCGCCGCCAGACGGCCGTGCTCGCGCTCGTCCAGGCCGCTGGAGACCTCTTCCACCCGAACGACCGCGGCTACCGCGTCTGGGCGAGCGCGTTCCTGCCCTTCCTCCCGGCGACGGTTCGCGCGCTGGAGGTGTCGGGGCGCTGA
- a CDS encoding response regulator, producing the protein MKILIADDDQQILRALRITLTSLGYDIVTAEDGAAAIRAAVAEKPDLYMIDLGMPRLDGVEVIQALRLWSTAPILVVSGRSGAADKVEALDAGADDYVTKPFSIDELLARIRALGRRAAADEDRSATVSFADVTVDLAARVVTRADQRVRLTPTEWQVLELLVRNPDRLVSRQTLLTEIWGPTHVNDSGYLRLYVAQLRKKLEPDPAHPRHLLTDPGMGYRFVPAGAGRAPEDASATSRTTRRRADPRA; encoded by the coding sequence GTGAAGATCCTCATCGCCGACGACGACCAGCAGATCCTGCGGGCGCTGCGCATCACCCTCACGAGCCTCGGCTACGACATCGTCACCGCGGAGGACGGCGCCGCCGCCATCCGCGCGGCCGTCGCCGAGAAGCCCGACCTCTACATGATCGACCTCGGCATGCCCCGGCTCGACGGCGTCGAGGTGATCCAGGCGCTCCGACTGTGGTCGACCGCGCCGATCCTCGTGGTCTCCGGCCGATCCGGCGCCGCCGACAAGGTCGAGGCCCTCGACGCGGGCGCCGACGACTACGTCACGAAGCCGTTCTCCATCGACGAGCTGCTCGCCCGGATCCGCGCCCTCGGCCGCCGGGCCGCCGCCGACGAGGACCGCTCGGCCACCGTCTCCTTCGCCGACGTGACGGTCGACCTCGCCGCCCGCGTCGTCACACGTGCCGACCAGCGCGTGCGCCTCACCCCCACCGAGTGGCAGGTGCTCGAGCTGCTCGTTCGCAACCCCGACCGGCTCGTCTCCCGGCAGACCCTCCTCACCGAGATCTGGGGCCCGACGCACGTGAACGACAGCGGCTACCTCCGCCTCTACGTGGCGCAGCTGCGCAAGAAGCTCGAGCCGGACCCCGCGCATCCGCGGCACCTGCTGACAGATCCCGGGATGGGGTACCGGTTCGTGCCGGCGGGGGCGGGGCGCGCGCCGGAGGACGCCTCGGCCACGTCACGCACGACCAGGCGACGTGCGGACCCACGAGCGTAG
- a CDS encoding DUF4118 domain-containing protein, with translation MKRGRLRVLLGAAPGVGKTYAMLEEGRRLRDEGADVVVAVVETHGRAATAAMLEGLEILPRREVSHRGVEITDLDVDAVIARRPTIALVDELAHTNAPGGRSEKRWQDVDLIRDAGIDVISTVNIQHIASLNDVVEKITGVPQRETIPDRVLREAHQIEVIDLAPEALRDRLAGGRVYPAERIDAALSHYFRLGNLTALRELALLWLADEVDTALAAYRDEKGIDARWEARERVVVALTGGAEGETLLRRGARIAARSAGGELMAVHVSSQDGLRSGSPEALASQRALVDSLGGSYHQVVGDDIPRALVEFARASNATQLVLGVSRRSRLAAAATGPGIGATVIRESGDIDVHIVTHAAAGGRFRLPRIRGGALSMRRRILGGLLALGGGPLLAWLLSATRSDDSITSDVLSYQLLVVLVALVGGIWPALFAAVLSGFTLDYFFIDPLYTITVDEPLHLLALVLYVVIALLVSWIVDQAARRTRLARRAAAEAELLATVSGSVLRGEGAVHALVSRTREAFGLQGVKLVDRDETIAWDGVVTGAAATDVPVGSRGVLTLYGDDLEASGRRLLRVIAAQLDAALEHRDLSDTAREVGPLAQTDRVRTALLSAVSHDLRRPLSAATAAVTALRSPGMRWADGDREELLATAEESLGTLADLVTDLLDVSRVQAGVLGVRLMDVDLDDVVLAALDELDLGPADAVLDVAPDLPGAVADPGLLQRVVVNLLSNAVRHAPDGVPVRLSTSAFAESVEIRVVDHGPGVAPERRDDMFVPFQRLGDTDNASGLGLGLALSKGFTEGMGGTLTAEDTPGGGLTMVVALPACRADAEPVADPPAPADIPTTASEVSA, from the coding sequence ATGAAGCGCGGTCGACTGCGGGTGCTGCTGGGAGCGGCGCCGGGCGTGGGCAAGACCTACGCGATGCTCGAGGAGGGCAGGCGGCTGCGCGACGAGGGCGCCGACGTGGTGGTCGCGGTCGTGGAGACCCACGGCCGCGCCGCCACGGCGGCGATGCTCGAGGGGCTGGAGATCCTGCCGCGGCGCGAGGTGTCGCACCGCGGGGTGGAGATCACGGACCTCGACGTGGACGCGGTCATCGCCCGTCGGCCCACCATCGCGCTGGTCGACGAGCTCGCCCACACGAACGCCCCCGGCGGCCGGAGCGAGAAGCGCTGGCAGGACGTGGACCTCATCCGCGACGCCGGCATCGACGTGATCTCCACCGTCAACATCCAGCACATCGCCTCGCTCAACGACGTGGTCGAGAAGATCACCGGGGTGCCGCAGCGCGAGACGATCCCCGACCGCGTGCTCCGCGAGGCGCACCAGATCGAGGTCATCGACCTGGCGCCCGAGGCCCTGCGCGACCGGCTCGCCGGCGGGCGCGTGTACCCGGCCGAGCGGATCGACGCGGCCCTCTCCCACTACTTCCGGCTCGGCAACCTCACCGCGCTCCGCGAGCTCGCGCTCCTCTGGCTCGCGGACGAGGTCGACACCGCGCTCGCCGCCTATCGCGACGAGAAGGGGATCGACGCCCGCTGGGAGGCCCGCGAGCGCGTGGTCGTGGCGCTCACCGGCGGCGCCGAGGGCGAGACGCTCCTCCGCCGCGGCGCCCGGATCGCGGCCCGCTCCGCCGGCGGCGAGCTGATGGCCGTGCACGTCTCCAGCCAGGACGGCCTGCGCTCCGGCAGCCCCGAGGCGCTCGCCAGCCAGCGCGCGCTCGTCGACTCGCTCGGCGGCAGCTACCACCAGGTCGTCGGCGACGACATCCCGCGCGCGCTCGTGGAGTTCGCCCGCGCGTCCAACGCCACGCAGCTCGTGCTCGGCGTGAGCCGCCGCAGCCGCCTCGCCGCCGCGGCGACCGGGCCCGGCATCGGCGCCACGGTGATCCGCGAGTCCGGCGACATCGACGTGCACATCGTCACGCACGCGGCCGCGGGCGGGCGCTTCCGGCTGCCGCGCATCCGGGGCGGGGCGCTCAGCATGCGGCGCCGGATCCTCGGCGGGCTGCTCGCGCTCGGCGGCGGCCCCCTGCTCGCCTGGCTGCTCTCGGCCACGCGCTCGGACGACTCCATCACGAGCGACGTGCTCTCCTACCAGCTGCTCGTGGTGCTCGTCGCGCTCGTCGGCGGGATCTGGCCGGCCCTGTTCGCGGCCGTGCTCTCCGGCTTCACGCTCGACTACTTCTTCATCGACCCGCTCTACACGATCACCGTCGACGAGCCGCTGCACCTGCTCGCGCTCGTGCTCTACGTGGTCATCGCGCTGCTCGTCAGCTGGATCGTCGACCAGGCCGCCCGGCGCACCCGCCTCGCCCGCCGCGCGGCCGCCGAGGCCGAGCTGCTGGCGACCGTGTCGGGATCCGTGCTCCGCGGCGAGGGCGCCGTGCACGCGCTCGTCAGCCGCACGCGCGAGGCGTTCGGCCTGCAGGGCGTGAAGCTCGTCGACCGCGACGAGACGATCGCGTGGGACGGCGTCGTCACCGGCGCCGCCGCGACCGACGTGCCCGTGGGATCCCGCGGCGTGCTCACCCTCTACGGCGACGACCTCGAGGCGTCCGGCCGCCGGCTCCTCCGCGTCATCGCCGCGCAGCTCGACGCCGCGCTCGAGCACCGCGACCTCTCCGACACGGCCCGCGAGGTCGGCCCGCTCGCCCAGACCGACCGCGTGCGCACGGCCCTGCTCTCGGCCGTCAGCCACGACCTCCGCCGGCCGCTCAGCGCCGCGACCGCCGCCGTCACGGCCCTCCGCTCCCCCGGCATGCGGTGGGCCGACGGCGACCGCGAGGAGCTCCTCGCCACCGCGGAGGAGAGCCTCGGCACGCTCGCCGACCTCGTCACGGACCTCCTCGACGTCAGCCGCGTGCAGGCCGGGGTCCTCGGCGTGCGCCTCATGGACGTCGACCTCGACGACGTCGTGCTCGCCGCCCTCGACGAGCTCGACCTCGGGCCCGCCGACGCCGTGCTCGATGTCGCGCCCGACCTCCCGGGCGCGGTCGCGGATCCGGGCCTCCTCCAGCGCGTGGTGGTCAACCTGCTGAGCAACGCCGTGCGGCACGCGCCCGACGGCGTGCCCGTGCGCCTCAGCACGAGCGCGTTCGCCGAGTCGGTCGAGATCCGCGTGGTGGATCACGGCCCCGGCGTCGCGCCCGAGCGCCGCGACGACATGTTCGTGCCGTTCCAGCGCCTCGGCGACACCGACAACGCGTCCGGCCTCGGCCTCGGCCTCGCGCTCTCGAAGGGCTTCACCGAGGGGATGGGCGGCACGCTCACCGCCGAGGACACCCCGGGCGGCGGCCTCACGATGGTGGTCGCGCTGCCCGCGTGCCGGGCGGACGCCGAGCCCGTCGCGGATCCACCCGCTCCCGCCGACATCCCCACGACCGCCTCGGAGGTGTCCGCGTGA
- the kdpC gene encoding potassium-transporting ATPase subunit KdpC: MSSPRQSLRTAGVAVRAMAVLTVVLGVGYTAVVTGIGQLALPARADGSLVSADGQVVGSSLIGQSFQDSDGDALPEWFQSRPSAAGDGYDASASSGSNLGPENDDLVSSIEDREAAIAESDGVDPSTIPADALTASASGLDPHISPEYAREQVTRVAEARGIPEQQVERLVDAHVQGRDLGYLGEPTVNVLELNIALAGLGG; the protein is encoded by the coding sequence ATGTCCTCCCCCCGCCAGTCCCTCCGCACCGCCGGCGTCGCCGTCCGCGCGATGGCCGTCCTCACCGTCGTCCTCGGCGTCGGCTACACGGCCGTCGTCACGGGCATCGGCCAGCTCGCGCTCCCCGCGCGGGCGGACGGATCGCTCGTCTCCGCCGACGGGCAGGTCGTCGGCTCCTCGCTGATCGGCCAGTCCTTCCAGGACTCCGACGGCGACGCCCTCCCGGAGTGGTTCCAGTCCCGGCCCTCGGCCGCGGGCGACGGCTACGACGCGTCCGCGTCGAGCGGCAGCAACCTCGGCCCCGAGAACGACGACCTGGTCTCCTCCATCGAGGACCGCGAGGCCGCCATCGCGGAGTCCGACGGCGTGGATCCGAGCACCATCCCGGCCGACGCGCTCACCGCATCCGCGTCGGGGCTCGATCCGCACATCAGCCCGGAATACGCTCGGGAGCAGGTGACGCGCGTCGCGGAGGCCCGGGGCATCCCCGAGCAGCAGGTCGAGCGCCTCGTCGACGCGCACGTGCAGGGCCGCGACCTCGGCTACCTCGGGGAGCCGACCGTGAACGTGCTCGAGCTGAACATCGCGCTCGCCGGCCTCGGCGGCTGA
- the kdpB gene encoding potassium-transporting ATPase subunit KdpB: MTVLTTPEAPAAPAPASRARAIDARQLAEALPGAFRKLDPRLMWRNPVMLIVEVGAAFTTVLAIAEPFTGGAGSSGGSAVPATFTAGIALWLWLTVVFANLAESVAEGRGKAQADSLRKTRTSTMAHVVAAYDASGDPGAERAELREVSSADLTLGDTVVVVAGESIPGDGDVVWGIASIDESAITGESAPVVRESGGDRSAVTGGTRVLSDRIVVRITSKPGETFVDRMIGLVEGASRQRTPNEIALNILLASLTIVFVIVALTLNPIASYSAATVSVPVLIALLVCLIPTTIGALLSAIGIAGMDRLVQRNVLAMSGRAVEAAGDVTTLLLDKTGTITYGNRRASALVAVDGVGAEELARAAAMSSLADPTPEGSSVVDLAIAQGLDTSTLPRGVDVPFTAQTRMSGVDLPDGTVVRKGASSAVIAWLEEGGRPLPSTLHAELTAAVEAISNGGGTPLVVAMKDPAGAGRVLGVVHLKDVVKDGLKERFAELRAMGIRTVMITGDNPLTARAIAAEAGVDDHLAEATPEDKLALIRKEQEGGRLVAMTGDGTNDAPALAQADVGVAMNTGTSAAKEAGNMVDLDSDPTKLIDIVRIGKQLLITRGALTTFSIANDVAKYFAIIPAMFTGVFPQLAVINVMQLHSPASAILSAIVFNALIIVALIPLALKGVAYRPLSASKVLSRNLLVYGVGGVIAPFIGIKLVDLVVSLIPGF, from the coding sequence ATGACCGTCCTGACCACCCCCGAGGCGCCGGCCGCTCCGGCTCCCGCGTCGCGCGCCCGGGCCATCGACGCCCGGCAGCTCGCCGAGGCGCTCCCCGGCGCGTTCCGGAAGCTGGATCCGCGCCTCATGTGGCGGAACCCGGTGATGCTGATCGTCGAGGTCGGCGCCGCGTTCACCACCGTCCTCGCCATCGCCGAGCCCTTCACGGGCGGCGCGGGATCCTCCGGCGGCAGCGCCGTGCCCGCGACCTTCACGGCCGGCATCGCCCTGTGGCTCTGGCTCACGGTCGTCTTCGCGAACCTCGCGGAGTCGGTGGCCGAGGGCCGCGGCAAGGCGCAGGCCGACAGCCTGCGCAAGACCCGCACGAGCACGATGGCGCACGTCGTCGCGGCGTACGACGCCTCCGGGGATCCCGGCGCCGAGCGCGCCGAGCTCCGCGAGGTGTCGAGCGCCGACCTCACGCTCGGCGACACGGTCGTCGTGGTCGCCGGGGAGTCGATCCCGGGCGACGGCGACGTCGTGTGGGGCATCGCCTCCATCGACGAGTCGGCCATCACGGGCGAGTCCGCCCCGGTGGTCCGCGAGTCCGGCGGCGACCGCAGCGCCGTCACCGGCGGCACGCGCGTGCTGAGCGACCGGATCGTCGTGCGCATCACCTCGAAGCCCGGCGAGACCTTCGTCGACCGCATGATCGGCCTCGTCGAGGGCGCGTCGCGCCAGCGCACGCCGAACGAGATCGCGCTGAACATCCTGCTGGCGAGCCTCACGATCGTGTTCGTGATCGTGGCGCTCACGCTCAACCCCATCGCCTCGTACTCCGCGGCGACCGTCAGCGTGCCGGTGCTCATCGCGCTGCTCGTCTGCCTCATCCCGACCACCATCGGCGCGCTGCTCTCCGCCATCGGCATCGCCGGCATGGACCGGCTCGTGCAGCGCAACGTGCTCGCCATGTCGGGCCGCGCGGTCGAGGCCGCCGGCGACGTCACCACGCTGCTGCTCGACAAGACCGGCACGATCACCTACGGCAACCGCCGCGCCAGCGCGCTCGTGGCCGTCGACGGCGTGGGCGCCGAGGAGCTCGCCCGGGCCGCGGCCATGTCGTCGCTCGCGGACCCGACGCCGGAGGGATCCAGCGTCGTCGACCTCGCGATCGCCCAGGGCCTCGACACCAGCACGCTGCCCCGCGGCGTCGACGTGCCGTTCACCGCGCAGACCCGCATGTCCGGCGTCGACCTGCCCGACGGCACGGTCGTCCGCAAGGGCGCCTCGTCCGCCGTCATCGCGTGGCTCGAGGAGGGCGGCCGCCCGCTGCCCTCGACGCTGCACGCCGAGCTGACCGCGGCCGTCGAAGCCATCTCGAACGGCGGCGGCACCCCGCTCGTCGTCGCGATGAAGGACCCGGCGGGCGCCGGCCGCGTGCTCGGCGTCGTGCACCTCAAGGACGTCGTGAAGGACGGCCTCAAGGAGCGCTTCGCGGAGCTGCGGGCGATGGGGATCCGCACGGTGATGATCACGGGCGACAACCCGCTCACCGCCCGCGCCATCGCCGCCGAGGCCGGGGTGGACGACCACCTCGCCGAGGCCACTCCCGAGGACAAGCTCGCGCTCATCCGCAAGGAGCAGGAGGGCGGCCGCCTGGTCGCCATGACCGGCGACGGCACCAACGACGCGCCCGCGCTCGCGCAGGCCGACGTCGGCGTCGCGATGAACACGGGCACGTCGGCCGCGAAGGAGGCCGGCAACATGGTCGACCTCGACTCGGACCCGACCAAGCTCATCGACATCGTGCGGATCGGCAAGCAGCTGCTCATCACCCGCGGCGCGCTCACCACGTTCTCCATCGCGAACGACGTGGCGAAGTACTTCGCGATCATCCCCGCGATGTTCACGGGTGTCTTCCCGCAGCTCGCGGTGATCAACGTGATGCAGCTGCACTCGCCGGCGTCCGCGATCCTCTCCGCGATCGTCTTCAACGCGCTGATCATCGTGGCGCTCATCCCGCTGGCCCTGAAGGGCGTCGCGTACCGGCCCCTCAGCGCCTCCAAGGTGCTCAGCCGGAACCTGCTCGTCTACGGGGTCGGCGGCGTGATCGCGCCGTTCATCGGCATCAAGCTCGTCGACCTCGTCGTCAGCCTGATCCCCGGCTTCTGA
- the kdpA gene encoding potassium-transporting ATPase subunit KdpA yields the protein MDTLAGILQVASVVLVLVLVHRPLGDLMARMYESRHDWRVERFLYRLIGVDPRSEQTWPAYLRAVLAFSLVGVLVVYGMQRLQGFLPYALGLPAVPEGISFNTAVSFVTNTNWQSYSPEATMGYTVQLAGLAVQNFVSAAVGMAVAIALVRGFARTRSGTIGNMWVDLLRGSLRLLLPLSLVTAVVLIAGGVIQNFAGFQDVATLAGGSQTIPGGPVASQEAIKMLGTNGGGFFNANSAHPFEDPTAWTSAFQVLLMLVIPFSLPRTFGKMVGDTRQGTAIAAVMATIFLVSFTALTLFELNGAGTAPMAAGGAMEGKEQRFGIIASTLFGSTSTLTSTGAVNSMHDSYTALGGMMPMINMMLGEVAPGGVGSGLYGMLVLAVISVFVAGLLVGRTPEYLGKKIGPREIKLASLYILVTPTLVLVGTALSFAIPAVREDVEGTSILNSGLHGLSEVVYAFTSAANNNGSAFAGLTASTPWFTTALGVAMLLGRFLPIVFVLALAGSLAAQDRIPTTSGTLPTHRPQFVGLLIGVTVIVTALTYFPVLALGPLAEGLAS from the coding sequence ATGGACACGCTCGCCGGCATCCTCCAGGTCGCGTCCGTCGTCCTGGTCCTCGTCCTCGTCCACCGCCCGCTCGGGGACCTCATGGCGCGCATGTACGAGTCGCGCCACGACTGGCGCGTGGAGCGGTTCCTCTACCGCCTCATCGGCGTGGATCCCCGCTCCGAGCAGACCTGGCCCGCCTACCTCCGCGCGGTGCTTGCGTTCTCGCTCGTCGGCGTCCTCGTCGTCTACGGGATGCAGCGCCTCCAGGGCTTCCTCCCCTACGCGCTCGGCCTCCCCGCCGTGCCCGAGGGCATCTCCTTCAACACGGCCGTCTCCTTCGTCACCAACACGAACTGGCAGTCGTACTCGCCCGAGGCGACCATGGGCTACACGGTCCAGCTCGCCGGGCTCGCCGTGCAGAACTTCGTCTCGGCGGCGGTCGGCATGGCGGTCGCCATCGCGCTCGTCCGCGGCTTCGCCCGCACGCGCAGCGGCACCATCGGCAACATGTGGGTCGACCTGCTCCGCGGATCGCTCCGCCTGCTCCTGCCCCTCTCGCTCGTCACCGCGGTGGTCCTCATCGCCGGCGGCGTGATCCAGAACTTCGCGGGCTTCCAGGACGTGGCCACGCTCGCGGGCGGCTCGCAGACGATCCCGGGCGGGCCGGTGGCCTCGCAGGAGGCCATCAAGATGCTCGGCACGAACGGCGGCGGGTTCTTCAACGCGAACTCCGCGCACCCGTTCGAGGACCCGACCGCCTGGACCAGCGCGTTCCAGGTGCTGCTGATGCTCGTGATCCCGTTCTCGCTCCCCCGCACCTTCGGCAAGATGGTCGGCGACACCCGCCAGGGCACCGCGATCGCGGCCGTGATGGCGACGATCTTCCTGGTCTCCTTCACCGCCCTCACGCTCTTCGAGCTGAACGGCGCCGGCACGGCCCCGATGGCGGCCGGCGGCGCGATGGAGGGCAAGGAGCAGCGCTTCGGCATCATCGCCTCGACGCTGTTCGGATCCACCTCCACGCTCACCTCGACGGGCGCGGTCAACTCGATGCACGACTCGTACACGGCGCTCGGCGGCATGATGCCGATGATCAACATGATGCTCGGCGAGGTCGCCCCCGGCGGCGTCGGATCCGGCCTCTACGGCATGCTGGTCCTCGCCGTGATCTCGGTGTTCGTCGCGGGCCTGCTCGTCGGCCGGACGCCGGAGTACCTCGGCAAGAAGATCGGGCCGCGCGAGATCAAGCTCGCGAGCCTCTACATCCTCGTCACGCCGACCCTCGTGCTCGTCGGCACCGCGCTGAGCTTCGCGATCCCCGCCGTCCGGGAGGACGTCGAGGGCACCTCGATCCTCAACAGCGGGCTGCACGGCCTCTCCGAGGTGGTCTACGCGTTCACCTCGGCGGCCAACAACAACGGATCCGCGTTCGCCGGCCTCACCGCCTCGACGCCGTGGTTCACCACGGCGCTCGGCGTCGCGATGCTGCTCGGGCGGTTCCTCCCGATCGTGTTCGTGCTGGCGCTCGCCGGATCCCTCGCGGCGCAGGACCGCATCCCCACCACCTCGGGGACCCTGCCCACCCACCGGCCGCAGTTCGTCGGCCTCCTCATCGGGGTGACGGTCATCGTGACCGCTCTCACCTACTTCCCCGTTCTCGCGCTGGGTCCCCTGGCGGAAGGGCTCGCATCATGA
- the kdpF gene encoding K(+)-transporting ATPase subunit F encodes MITSFADAAGLAAAVLGIASVVYLVYALIRPEKF; translated from the coding sequence GTGATCACCTCGTTCGCCGACGCCGCCGGCCTCGCCGCCGCCGTGCTCGGCATCGCCTCCGTGGTGTACCTCGTGTACGCCCTGATCCGCCCCGAGAAGTTCTGA
- a CDS encoding DUF2510 domain-containing protein, translating into MPQLPPAGWYERPDGTPQYWNGAEWVPAPATSADAEIVGSEPRLETSAQAIEPSEESSGRTAGRGRRTRRIVIASSVAAAVVIGSVITAGLVVYRSGAPERDSLAECTTQLLSQLKSPSTAQLSELETLDREEYATHLITNINELLGEELDSETPLDLGELGEKTRAKMDKDAENGKVDWIVVGAVDSQNGFGAMVRSDWTCETTWTDGKLTSGPTVDLGED; encoded by the coding sequence ATGCCCCAACTTCCGCCTGCCGGTTGGTACGAGCGTCCCGATGGAACACCCCAGTACTGGAACGGGGCGGAGTGGGTTCCCGCACCGGCGACCAGTGCGGATGCCGAGATCGTCGGGTCAGAGCCGCGTCTGGAAACCAGCGCGCAAGCAATCGAGCCCTCCGAAGAGAGCAGTGGCCGAACCGCGGGTCGAGGCAGGCGGACACGACGCATCGTCATCGCCTCGAGCGTGGCTGCAGCGGTCGTGATCGGCTCTGTGATCACCGCTGGTCTTGTGGTCTACAGATCGGGAGCACCGGAACGGGATTCGTTGGCGGAATGCACGACGCAGCTCCTCTCTCAATTGAAAAGCCCGTCGACTGCTCAGCTCAGCGAGCTGGAGACCCTGGATCGCGAGGAATACGCGACGCATCTGATCACCAACATCAACGAACTGCTCGGCGAGGAGCTCGATTCGGAAACCCCTTTGGATCTGGGAGAGCTTGGCGAGAAGACGCGAGCGAAGATGGATAAGGACGCCGAGAACGGCAAGGTCGACTGGATCGTGGTCGGCGCAGTCGACTCGCAGAACGGCTTCGGGGCGATGGTTCGATCGGACTGGACGTGCGAGACCACGTGGACTGACGGGAAGCTGACAAGCGGTCCTACTGTCGATCTCGGCGAGGACTGA